In Actinoplanes lobatus, the DNA window CCATACCGCTGGATCGGTCGACCAGGGCGACGCCGATGGCGCCGTCGATCTGCATCGCGTCCTTGAGGGCTACGTCCATGTCCGGCATCTCGGGTGTCCTCCCACTTCCTCGGGTCTGGGCCTGAGCGTGATGGACACCGGCGGTAACCGGTCGCACACGATGTGCGCCTCGACCTCATCCGGTCATGGGATCTTCAGGTGTACGACGGCCGAGTTGCGGTTTTCTTCAAGTCAGAAACTGCTCATGGCTTCACGTTGCGGTCCGTCGTGGTCACGCTCACGGATCGAAAACCCTTGGGGGTACGCCGTAACCGCGCCCGATTCTCCGAAGTTGGGCGTCGGTAGAGCCGGGGTCTAGGCGGAGGGGACGCATGGTGTCAGTGCCGCTGTACCAGGCGAAGGCCGAGATGTTCCGGACTCTCGGCCACCCGGTCCGGATCCGGGTGCTGGAACTCCTCCAGGACGGCCCGAAACCGGTCCGCGACCTGCTGGCCGAGATCGACGTGGAGGCGTCGAACCTCTCCCAGCAGCTCGCCGTCCTGCGCCGGGCCGGCATCGTGACATCGTTCCGCGACGGCGCCCTGGTCATGTACATGCTCAGCACCCCGGACGTCGCCGACCTGCTCGCCGCGGGCCGGCGCATCCTGGGCGCGGTCCTCACCGACCGCGACGGCCTCCTGGTGGAGCTCCGCGCCCAGGGCTCGACGAGCTAACGCTCGCAGTTCACCACCACATCCGGCGCCGCGTAGTCGCACTCGTCCCCGGCCGCCGTGGCGTTCTCACCGCCGTCGAGGCGGTCCGCATCGTTTTCGAAGTCGCCGGTGTCCGTACGGAGCAGATCGTCGCCGCCCTCACCGAAGAAGGTGTCGACACCCGCGGTGTCGTGGATGAAGTCGCGTGCGTCGCCGCCGTGGACGACGTCGTCTCCCCACCCTCCCGAGATGTCGTCGTAGCCCCCGCCACCCCGGATCTCGTCGTCGCCGTCGCCACCCCGGATGAGATTGGCCGCGCCGTTGCCGATCAGGACGTCGTTGCCGCTGCCACTCCAGATCCACTCGACGTCATCGCCGACGGTGTCGCCCTCACCCGCCTGGCCGTCGTTGCCCGCCGGCCCACCCAGGTCGACACGGACCGGATCGAGGTAGTTGTAGTAGTCGACCAGGTCGAGCCCGGTGTTGCCGATGAGGACATCGGCCGACACCGCGTGGCTCAGCGGGTCGTCACCGGCCATGCTGTCGTTGCCGGGCCCGCCGTCGATCCGGTCCGGGCCGGCCTCGCCCGAGAGGTAGTCGTGGCCGGTGCCGCCCAGCACCATGTCCGCGCCCGCGCCGGCCTCGACCACGTCCGCGTGGGAGCCGCCGTCGATGAAGTCGTTGCCGGTCTGGCCACGGAGCAGGTCATACCCGGCGCCGCCGGAGATGACGTCGTTGCCGCTGCCGCCGTCGAGCGTGTCGTCGCCGGCCGCGCCGTAGAGCTTGTCGTTGCCGGTTCCGCCGTTCAGCACGTCGGCAGCCGATCCGCCGGTGAGCACGTCGTTGCCGGCCCCGCCGTCGGCGGTCAGCGGGATGGCGGTGCGGTTGGTGACCGTGTCCGCGCCGCCGTAGGTGTAGATCCGCAGCCCGGTGGGGGCCTTCGGGAGCTTGCAGGTGACCTTGGTCTTGTCGCCGCTCACGGCCTTGCAGCCGGTTCCGGGCTTGACCGCTACCGCGTCGTCGATCATCACCGTGCTGCCGGAGCGGGTGATCACCAGGCGGTTGGTCCTGCCGGCGGCGGCCTTGAACTGGACCTTGGTGGTCGCGTAGACGGACGCGACGCCGCTCGTGGCGGCCTGTGCGGGCGTGGCCAGCACACCTGCCGAGATCGTCGCGAGAAGGGTCATGCCGACCCGGGACAGCCAGATATGACGGGACACAGTGGATGCTCCCCTGAGAGCCGGCGGCCGATGCGCCGCGCGGGAACCAAGATCATAAATGGCCGGCCCGGGTCGTCAAGGCCCGGTCAGGGGGTTACGAGGATCTCGCAGCGCTGGAAGCGGTCGAACTCCCACTGCACGCAGCTGTCGCCGGACGGCTCGGTCACGTGCTCGCCGCCGTCGAGCTGGTCCTCCACGCCGTCGTCGCCACCGTCGAGGTAGTCGTCGCCCTCGCCGCCGAGCAGGTAGTCGGCACCGCCGAGGCCGTGGAGGCGGTCGTTGCCAGGGCCGCCATCCAGGTCGTCGGCGCCGGACCCGCCGGTCAGCTCGTCGTCACCGCCGCCGCCGGTAAGGCGCTCGACGTCGGCTTCGATGGTGTCGCCCTCGCCGTCGGCGCCGTCGTCACCGATGACGCCGTCCGCGTCGGCGGTCACGTCCGAGTGCTGGTAGCGGTCGTAGTAGACGATGTCGAGGTCGCCCGCGCCGCCGGAGTAGTAGTCGGCGTCCACAGCCTCCTTCTCACCCTCGCCCGCCAGGGTACCGGCGTCGATGAAGTCGTTGGCGCCGCCGCCGTACAACCGGTCCCGGCCCCAGTCGCCCTGCATCCGGTCCATGCCCTCGCCGCCGTAGAGCACGTCGTCGCCGTAGTCGCCGCGCAGCTCGTCGTCGCCGTCGCCGCCGGACACCAGGTCGTTGCCGCCGTCGCCGAAGACCACGTCGTTGCCGGCCGCGCCGTAGAGCGAGTCGGCGCCCTCGCCGCCACGCAGGTAGTCGCGGGTGTCGCCGCCGTCGATGACGTCGTTGCCGCCCTGACCGAACAGCTGGTCGTAGTCGGCGCCGCCGGAGATGCGGTCGGCCTCGTTGCTGCCGTAGATGGTGTCCTTGCCGGCGTCACCCCAGACCCGGCTGCCACCGGTCCAGACCTCGACGTGGTCGTCGCCGTTGCCGCCGGACACCTGGTTGGCGCCGGTCCACCCGTACAGGCGGTCGTCGCCGTCGCCGCCGGAGATCCGGTCGTCGCCGTCGAGGCCCCAGATGCCGTCGTTGCCGGCGCCGCCGTACAGGGCGTCATGGCCGGCGTCGCCGTACAGGACGTCGGCCGCGGAACCGCCCACGAGGGTGTCGTTGTCGGCGCCGCCGCTCGCGCTGAGCGGGACGTTCGTGCGGTTGGAGACCGCGTCGGCGTAGTCGTACAGGTAGACGCGCAGCAGGGTGGGCGCCTTGGACGTCGTACAGGTGACCCTGGTCTTGTCGTTCTTGACCGGCTTGCATCCGGGGCCGGCCTTGAGCGCCACCCGGTCGTCAATGGTGATCGTGTTGCCCGAGCGGGTCAGCACGACGCTGTTCTGATACTTGGCGGCTGCCTTGAACTGCACCTTCGTCGTCTCCACGACCGAGGCCACGCCGACCGTGGCGGCCTGCGCGGGCGCCGCGAATGCCACGGCGGATGCGGTGGTGAGAACGGTGAAGGTGATGCGAGGCAGCCAGACGGAACGGACCATTGTGGATCCTCCCCCATGGCTCCGGCGGTTACCTACCGCGCGGTAGCAAGATCGTAGGTGTCGTCGATGTTTCGCGCAGCCCCCGTTTTCAGTGGCCGCTCTCGACGATCCCGGTGATCACGGCCGGCGGCATGGTGAGCCGCCACGAGTCGGTCAGCTTCCCGTACAGCAGTACCGCGCCGATCGTCACGGGCAGAGCCGCCACCAGGGTTATCGCTGCGATTCGGCGCTTCCAGACGTACGCCGGAGGGGTTGCCGGAAGGACCACCGGTGACGCCGGGGTGATCTCCCGGCCGGGCGCCGCGGGCAGCGGAATCGTCGCGCCGGAGGCGTGCCACACCTGGCGCAACCGGGCCGCGAAGCCCGCCATGCTGTCGACCGCCGGAACCGGCGTGAGCACCTCGTCGAAGAGCCGCGACAGACCGGGCCAGGCCGAGATGATCCGGTCGGCGCGGTCGATGTCACCGGGCCAGTCGTCGCCGGTCAGCACCCGGAAGAGCAGCGCGCCGAGGGCCGTCACGTCGTCGCGGGGCTCCGGCGCGGTCCGCCCGAGCGGCGCCGTGAAACCGGTGAGCATCGGTTCGCCGGACGCGCCGATCAGGACGACCTCCGGGCGGATCCGGCCGTGCACCATCCGCGGGCGCATCGCATGCGTCCGGGCCAGCGCGTCGGCCAGGACGATCGCGTGGTGCAGGGCCTCGGCCGGCGACGGGGGCCGGTCGCGCAGCACGTCGTCGAGGGTACGGCCGTCGATGAGGTCGAGCGCCAGCCAGGGCCGTCCGGTCGCGGTGATCCCGCCGGAGCGGACCGGGACGATCGCGGTGGTGGCGCCCAGGCCGACCGACGCGGCGACATGCGCGGCGAACGCGGACTCCTCGGCGCGGCCCCGGACGAAACGGTGGAAGAGCTTCAGCGCCACCCGGCGTCCGGCCCGCTCGTCCCAGGCCTGGTAGAGATCAGCCTCGGCGCCGGTGCTCATCCGCTGCAACCGGGTGTAGCCCGCCGGGGTGTCGATCCCCGCCACGTATCGCCCCCCTCTGACCGATCTTGAATAGAAATATCACCCACCGAACCGGCAGCGGCAACGACCGCCCAGCCAGCAAGATCACCCGAACCGCCATGGCGAACCTTTGATGTGAGCCGAGTCACTCCGGTAACGGCGCGCGGCGAGAAGGGCGCGCGGCGGAGAGGCGAGGGCTCGGGCGGGGAGCCGATAGGTTGAGGTATGGCCTTTGATCAGGCGCTTGCGGATCGGATTCAGGACGAGCTCAGGGACCTCGACGGTGCCGGTGATCGCAAGATGTTCGGGGGAATCATCTTCATGGTGCACGGCAACATGGCCGTGGGCGTGATGGGCGACGACCTCATCGTGCGGCTCGGTGAGCAGGCGGCGGAGGTGGCCCTCAGTGAACCGGGCACCCGGGTCTTCGACATCACCCGGCGGCCCATGCGGAACTGGGTCGTCGTCGACGGCGAACGCCTGGACGACGACGCATTGGTGCGCTGGCTGCGGGCCGGCGTGGCGTTCGCGAGTTCGCTGCCACCGAAATGACTCCGGACGGGGAGCGGCGGGCGGCCTGACGACGGCGCACGAGGTTGAGCCGGTCCGCGAGCGTCGTTGACCGCGGACCGGTGGTTCAGTGAGCGCGGGCGGCGTGCTGATGAAGCTGCCCGGGGGTGGAGCGTCAGATGCTCTGGTAGCCGGCGATGGTCGCGGCCAGGATGTCGGGGCCGGGGCGCTGCCACAGCTCCTCGTTCATGACCTCCACCTCGATCGGGCCGGTGTAGCCCGCCTTGGCCACGGCGTCGTGGAAGGCGCGCATGTCGACGCAACCGTCGCCGGGCAGGCCGCGGCCGGTCAGGACGCCCGCGGGCAGCGGGGTGATCCAGTCGGCGAGCTGGTAGATGGCGATCCGGTCGCCGGCCGCCTCGATCTTCGGCAGTACGGTGTCGTCCCACCACAGGTGGTACGTGTCGACGGTGACGCCGACCTGGCCGGCCGGGTGCTGTTCGGCGATCGACATGGCCTGGTCCCAGGTGTTGATGACGCAGCGGTCGGCCGCGTACATCGGGTGCAGCGGCTCGATCGCCAGGGTGACTCCGGCGGCGGCCGCGTGCGGCGCCAGCTGGGCGATCGCGTCGGCGACGTGTGCGCGGGCGCCGGCGATGTCCTTGGAGCCCTCGGGAAGACCCCCGGAGACCAGGACGAGAACCGGTGTTTCCAAGGTGGAAGCCTCGTCGATGGCCCGGCGGTTGTCGTCGTACCAGCCGTCGAGCTGGAAGAAGCCGCTACGGCAGAGGGTCGTGACGGTCAGCCCCGCGTCGCGGACCAGGGCGGCGGAGCGCTCGAGACCGTGTTCGGCGACCGGTTCACGCCACAGCGCGACCTTGTCGACGCCCGCGTCCACACAGCCCTTGACCAGGTCGGTCAGCGCCCAGTGTTTCGCGGTGATCTGGTTGAAGGAGAATCGGTTCATCCCACTGTCACCTCGAAGAACCTGTTGGCCCGGCGTGCGGCCAGGTCCGGGTCGGGGAGCAGGCCGGCGGCGTCGGCGAGCTCGATCAGTTTGGCGAAGTGCGGCACCGAGCGGCCGGACTGGAGGCCGCCGACCATGGTGAAGTGGTCCTGGTGGCCGGCCAGCCAGGCGAGGAACACGATGCCGGTCTTGTAGTAGAAGGTCGGCTTCTCGAAGATGTGCCGGGACAGCGGCACGGTGGGGGCGAAGATCCGGTCGTACTCCTCCAGGTCGCCCCGGTCCAGGGCGGCGAAGGCCGCCGTGGCCGCCGGTGCGATGGCCGCGAAGATGCCGAGGAGCGCGTCCGAGTAGCCCTGCTCGTCACCGCGGATCAGCTGCGGGTAGTTGAAGTCGTCGCCGGTGTAGAGACGCACCCCGGAGGGCAGGCGGCGGCGCAGCCCGATCTCGTGGTCGGCGTCCAGGAGTGAGATCTTGATGCCGTCGACCTTCGCCGGGTTGCTGTTGATCAGCTCCAGCACGGTCTCGGTGGCCTTGTCCACGTCGGACGAGCCCCAGTAGCCCTCGAGCGCCGGGTCGAACGCCGTGCCCAGCCAGTGCAGGACCACCGGCTTGTCCGACTTGTTCAATAGTTCACGATAAATAGTGAGGTAATCATCGGCGTCCCGCGCGGTGGCGGCCATGTGACGGCTGCACATCAGCACCGGTACGGCGCCGGCGGTGAGGACGTCGGCGAGCTGCTCCTCGTACGCCGAAAGCACTTGATCCAGAGACGCCGGACCCGGCGCCAGCTGATCGGTCGCGACCCCCGCGACGATCTTGCCGCCGACCGAGGCCGCCTCCGCGGCACTGCGCCGGATCAGCTCCCTGGTCGCGGTGTAGTCGAGGCCCATGCCGCGCTGTGCGGTGTCCATGGCTTCGGCGACGCCGAGGCCATGCGACCAGAGATGGTGGCGGAACGCCAGGGTCCGCTCCCAGTCCAGGACCGCGGGGGCGCCGGGCGCGTTCTCCGCGCGCGGGTCCGCGACGACGTGGGCGGCCGCGTACGCGATCCGGCTGCCCGGCGCACCGGCCGGCTTCTGCCAGGTCTTCGTGGAGAGCGTCAGCCGCCGCCCGTCGGGAAGGTCGACGATGCTCACAGCGTGATCCGCCGTCCCTCACGGGCGGACTGGAGGCCGGCCTCGGCCAGCGCGACACCGCGGGCGCCGGAGGTGAAGTCCCAGTGGAACGTCTCGCCCGCGACGACGTGCCGCAGGAACGCCTCCCACTGCACCTTGAAGCCGTTGTCGAACTCCTCGTTGTCCGGCACCTCGGTCCACTCGTCGCGGAACGACTTCCCGGTCAGCGGCAGGTCCGGGTTCCACACCGGCTTCGGCGTGGTGGCCCGGTGCTGGATCTTGCAGCCGCGCAGGCCGGCGACGGCGCTGCCGTGGGTGCCGTCGACCTGGAACTCGACCAGCTCGTCCCGGTTGACCCGGACCGTCCACGAGGAGTTGAGCTGGGCGACGATGCCGCCCTCCAGCTCGAAGATCGCGTACGCCGCGTCGTCGGCGTCGGCCGCGTACTCCTCGCCGCGCTCGTCGACCCGCTTGGTGATGTGGGTCGCGGTGGTGCACTGGACCGCCCGGACGTTCCCGAACAGCTCCTCGAGGACGTAGTTCCAGTGCGGGAACATGTCCATCACGATGCCGCCGCCGTCGGCGAGCCGGTAGTTCCAGGACGGCCGCTGGGCCACCTGCCAGTCGCCCTCGAAGACCCAGTAGCCGAACTCGCCGCGCACCGACAGGATCTGGCCGAAGAAGCCGCCGTCGATCAGGCGCTTGAGCTTGCGCAGGCCGGGCAGGAACAGCTTGTCCTGCACGACGCCGTTCTTGATGCTCGCGGCGGCGGCCAGCTCGGCCAGCTCCAGCGACGCCGCGGAGCTCTCGGCCAGCGGCTTCTCGGTGTAGACGTGCTTGCCGGCGGCGATGGCCTGCCGGATCGCCTTCTCCCGCTGGGCGGTCACCTGGGCGTCGAAGTAGATCTCCACGTCCGGGCGGGCCAGGGCCGCGTCCAGGTCGGTGGTCCACTCGGTGAGGCCGTGCCGGGCGGCGATGGCGGCCAGTTTGTCGGGGTCGCGGCCGACCAGGATCGGCTCGGGCCAGATGTGCCCGCCACCGGCCAGCGGTACGCCACCCTGCTCGCGGATGGCGAGAAGCGAACGAACCAGGTGTTGCCGGTAGCCCATCCGCCCGGTGACCCCGTTGACGATGATGCCGATCGATCTGCGCGCTGCCATGTGGAACCCTCCGCCGGTGATGAGGAAAGCGCTTTCCTGCTGCTGGCAGCGTAGGCGGCGGAAGCCGTTCCGACAAGTCCGAATTGATCACCCGGAATGGTGGCAGGGACCCCTACCGGGCGGTTGCCGCACGAGAAACGGCAGGTGGATGACGGTTCGGCGAATTTCACTCGACGGGATTCACATGCTTTGACACCACACGTGGGGATACCTAATCTCGGCGCGGCATCACTCCGAACCCCCAAACCCGAGGGCGAAGCCGCATGAGTACGAGTGACGACTCCGGCAGCGCCGAGGAGCTACGGCAGGTCGAACGGGCGGTCCGCTGGCTCGACGAGGCGGACCGTGACGTCTTCGCGCTCTGGTGGGAGGAGGCGCGGGGACGGATCGGCCGCGGGCAGGTGGCGGACCGGCTGGAGACCAGCCGGGCGGACGCCGACGTGCGGATTCAGCGGATGCGTACGTCGCTGGAGTGGTGCCGGGTGCTCGTCGCCGCGCTGGAGGCGTCGCCGCAGTGCCGAGGGCTCGCGGTGCCGGTCAGCGCCTGGGACGGGACGCCGGATCTACAGTGGCGGGAGCGGTTCGGGGGGCATATCCGAGAATGCCGGACATGTCGGGGACGACTGCGGGGCGAGAAGTCGATCGAGCGGCTCCTCGCCGGCGCCGTCACGGAGCCCGCGGAGCCCACGGAACCCGTGAAGCCCACGAAGCCCGCGGAACCCGCGAAGCCCGCGGAACCCGACGAGACCCCGGCGCCCGCGGCGCGGAAACCGCGGCGGGGGCGGCGGACACTCGTCGCCGGGTTGGCGGCGATCGTGCTGGTGGGGGCGGGCGCCGCGGCGTACACCCTGCTCCCGAAACGGCCCGGACCGATCGCGGAGGCCGCCGATGTGGCAGCCGGCGCGAGCACCGCGCCGTCCGCGTCCACCGAGTCGACCTCGCTCCCGGTGATCGACGCGCCGGGCTCCTACACGTTCGCGGCGGCGAAGGCGTACTGCGCCACTCTCGGCCGGACCTTGCCGACCCGGATCGAATCGCTGTCGATCGCCGCCCCGGGCCCGTTCTTCTGGACGTCGACCCCGTACGCGACGACCGGGACGGCACGGAAGGCCTGGGCGGTCAGCGGATCGATCAGCCGGGGCGCGGCCCAGTCGGCCCGGCACCACGCCCGCTGCACCCGACCAGCGACACCCACGGTGACCGACCTCCGGATCGCGGCCGGGCAGGTCACCGACCCGGTGACCGGTCTGACCTGGCAGCGGGGCTTCGCACCGGCGGCCATGGCCGCTTCGGCGGCAACGAGCTACTGCGCGAAACTCACGCTGGGT includes these proteins:
- a CDS encoding ArsR/SmtB family transcription factor — encoded protein: MSVPLYQAKAEMFRTLGHPVRIRVLELLQDGPKPVRDLLAEIDVEASNLSQQLAVLRRAGIVTSFRDGALVMYMLSTPDVADLLAAGRRILGAVLTDRDGLLVELRAQGSTS
- a CDS encoding calcium-binding protein, coding for MSRHIWLSRVGMTLLATISAGVLATPAQAATSGVASVYATTKVQFKAAAGRTNRLVITRSGSTVMIDDAVAVKPGTGCKAVSGDKTKVTCKLPKAPTGLRIYTYGGADTVTNRTAIPLTADGGAGNDVLTGGSAADVLNGGTGNDKLYGAAGDDTLDGGSGNDVISGGAGYDLLRGQTGNDFIDGGSHADVVEAGAGADMVLGGTGHDYLSGEAGPDRIDGGPGNDSMAGDDPLSHAVSADVLIGNTGLDLVDYYNYLDPVRVDLGGPAGNDGQAGEGDTVGDDVEWIWSGSGNDVLIGNGAANLIRGGDGDDEIRGGGGYDDISGGWGDDVVHGGDARDFIHDTAGVDTFFGEGGDDLLRTDTGDFENDADRLDGGENATAAGDECDYAAPDVVVNCER
- a CDS encoding calcium-binding protein, which translates into the protein MVRSVWLPRITFTVLTTASAVAFAAPAQAATVGVASVVETTKVQFKAAAKYQNSVVLTRSGNTITIDDRVALKAGPGCKPVKNDKTRVTCTTSKAPTLLRVYLYDYADAVSNRTNVPLSASGGADNDTLVGGSAADVLYGDAGHDALYGGAGNDGIWGLDGDDRISGGDGDDRLYGWTGANQVSGGNGDDHVEVWTGGSRVWGDAGKDTIYGSNEADRISGGADYDQLFGQGGNDVIDGGDTRDYLRGGEGADSLYGAAGNDVVFGDGGNDLVSGGDGDDELRGDYGDDVLYGGEGMDRMQGDWGRDRLYGGGANDFIDAGTLAGEGEKEAVDADYYSGGAGDLDIVYYDRYQHSDVTADADGVIGDDGADGEGDTIEADVERLTGGGGDDELTGGSGADDLDGGPGNDRLHGLGGADYLLGGEGDDYLDGGDDGVEDQLDGGEHVTEPSGDSCVQWEFDRFQRCEILVTP
- a CDS encoding protein kinase family protein; translated protein: MAGIDTPAGYTRLQRMSTGAEADLYQAWDERAGRRVALKLFHRFVRGRAEESAFAAHVAASVGLGATTAIVPVRSGGITATGRPWLALDLIDGRTLDDVLRDRPPSPAEALHHAIVLADALARTHAMRPRMVHGRIRPEVVLIGASGEPMLTGFTAPLGRTAPEPRDDVTALGALLFRVLTGDDWPGDIDRADRIISAWPGLSRLFDEVLTPVPAVDSMAGFAARLRQVWHASGATIPLPAAPGREITPASPVVLPATPPAYVWKRRIAAITLVAALPVTIGAVLLYGKLTDSWRLTMPPAVITGIVESGH
- a CDS encoding TfoX/Sxy family protein; the encoded protein is MAFDQALADRIQDELRDLDGAGDRKMFGGIIFMVHGNMAVGVMGDDLIVRLGEQAAEVALSEPGTRVFDITRRPMRNWVVVDGERLDDDALVRWLRAGVAFASSLPPK
- a CDS encoding sugar phosphate isomerase/epimerase family protein, with the protein product MNRFSFNQITAKHWALTDLVKGCVDAGVDKVALWREPVAEHGLERSAALVRDAGLTVTTLCRSGFFQLDGWYDDNRRAIDEASTLETPVLVLVSGGLPEGSKDIAGARAHVADAIAQLAPHAAAAGVTLAIEPLHPMYAADRCVINTWDQAMSIAEQHPAGQVGVTVDTYHLWWDDTVLPKIEAAGDRIAIYQLADWITPLPAGVLTGRGLPGDGCVDMRAFHDAVAKAGYTGPIEVEVMNEELWQRPGPDILAATIAGYQSI
- a CDS encoding dihydrodipicolinate synthase family protein, yielding MSIVDLPDGRRLTLSTKTWQKPAGAPGSRIAYAAAHVVADPRAENAPGAPAVLDWERTLAFRHHLWSHGLGVAEAMDTAQRGMGLDYTATRELIRRSAAEAASVGGKIVAGVATDQLAPGPASLDQVLSAYEEQLADVLTAGAVPVLMCSRHMAATARDADDYLTIYRELLNKSDKPVVLHWLGTAFDPALEGYWGSSDVDKATETVLELINSNPAKVDGIKISLLDADHEIGLRRRLPSGVRLYTGDDFNYPQLIRGDEQGYSDALLGIFAAIAPAATAAFAALDRGDLEEYDRIFAPTVPLSRHIFEKPTFYYKTGIVFLAWLAGHQDHFTMVGGLQSGRSVPHFAKLIELADAAGLLPDPDLAARRANRFFEVTVG
- a CDS encoding Gfo/Idh/MocA family protein, coding for MAARRSIGIIVNGVTGRMGYRQHLVRSLLAIREQGGVPLAGGGHIWPEPILVGRDPDKLAAIAARHGLTEWTTDLDAALARPDVEIYFDAQVTAQREKAIRQAIAAGKHVYTEKPLAESSAASLELAELAAAASIKNGVVQDKLFLPGLRKLKRLIDGGFFGQILSVRGEFGYWVFEGDWQVAQRPSWNYRLADGGGIVMDMFPHWNYVLEELFGNVRAVQCTTATHITKRVDERGEEYAADADDAAYAIFELEGGIVAQLNSSWTVRVNRDELVEFQVDGTHGSAVAGLRGCKIQHRATTPKPVWNPDLPLTGKSFRDEWTEVPDNEEFDNGFKVQWEAFLRHVVAGETFHWDFTSGARGVALAEAGLQSAREGRRITL
- a CDS encoding Lcl domain-containing protein, whose protein sequence is MSTSDDSGSAEELRQVERAVRWLDEADRDVFALWWEEARGRIGRGQVADRLETSRADADVRIQRMRTSLEWCRVLVAALEASPQCRGLAVPVSAWDGTPDLQWRERFGGHIRECRTCRGRLRGEKSIERLLAGAVTEPAEPTEPVKPTKPAEPAKPAEPDETPAPAARKPRRGRRTLVAGLAAIVLVGAGAAAYTLLPKRPGPIAEAADVAAGASTAPSASTESTSLPVIDAPGSYTFAAAKAYCATLGRTLPTRIESLSIAAPGPFFWTSTPYATTGTARKAWAVSGSISRGAAQSARHHARCTRPATPTVTDLRIAAGQVTDPVTGLTWQRGFAPAAMAASAATSYCAKLTLGGRSWRLPTVRELATTVDETRTVPAVDTTTFPGTPRSGWFWAAPESGKRWMLTYLDGSTDSGRARTGHVRCVS